A stretch of Thermoanaerobacter uzonensis DSM 18761 DNA encodes these proteins:
- a CDS encoding gluconokinase: protein MEKGLILSVDIGTTNLKAGIVDEKGNILSLYRKETPIERDNEGKAEHNPEVLFAAFVEAVKEAAKGFEDKISLIVPSSYMFGLIPVDENLNPLMGMMTLLDLRAKETFEEFLKTMDVKEVYKRTGYTPTFHAPLFKIYWLKKKRNEIFNKTRFFLSSKDFILLKLLGEPFTEPSISSATGYMNVNTLDWDDYVLDILGIDKNRLPTIVPSDKILADLPVETKGLLGLSGDVKVLTGVYDGGAVGIGIGAFEEEVGAINIGTTGMFRVAYPEAIFDKEESMKLQTYYLSSGKWFIGAAINNAGIVLKWLRDNVFNMSYDELTAEASKGDSSNLFFIPYLTGERDKEIGNIASGVFFGLKNTHNKGHMIRASMEGVAFSLRMLYEALKDNNVKIKEIRAGGGGTKSPLWMEIFASTLGLPIKVSNVEEPALVGSALLGYYAMGRYKTLIEATREMVKIENSYVPSKEKIEYYEKKFQFFRVLTKNLKELFELHSKL, encoded by the coding sequence ATGGAGAAAGGATTGATTCTTTCTGTTGACATAGGTACCACAAATCTAAAAGCAGGTATAGTGGATGAAAAAGGAAATATTTTAAGTTTATATAGAAAAGAAACGCCTATAGAAAGAGACAATGAAGGAAAGGCGGAACATAATCCGGAAGTTCTTTTTGCGGCTTTTGTAGAAGCAGTTAAAGAGGCTGCAAAAGGATTTGAAGATAAAATCTCTTTAATTGTGCCTTCTTCCTACATGTTTGGGTTAATACCTGTGGACGAAAATTTAAATCCCCTGATGGGCATGATGACTCTTTTGGACTTAAGGGCAAAAGAAACATTTGAAGAATTTTTAAAGACAATGGATGTAAAAGAAGTTTACAAAAGAACTGGCTATACTCCTACTTTTCATGCTCCTCTATTTAAAATATACTGGCTTAAGAAAAAGAGAAATGAGATATTTAACAAAACTAGGTTTTTCTTAAGCTCCAAAGACTTTATTCTCCTAAAACTTTTAGGGGAGCCTTTTACAGAGCCTAGCATATCTTCTGCAACTGGTTATATGAATGTAAATACTTTAGATTGGGATGATTACGTTCTTGATATATTGGGTATAGATAAAAATAGACTTCCCACAATAGTGCCTTCTGACAAAATTTTAGCTGATTTGCCTGTTGAGACAAAAGGGCTTTTGGGACTTTCAGGAGATGTAAAAGTGCTTACCGGAGTTTACGATGGAGGAGCTGTAGGCATAGGAATTGGAGCCTTTGAAGAAGAAGTTGGTGCAATAAACATAGGGACTACTGGAATGTTTAGAGTAGCTTATCCTGAAGCTATATTTGATAAAGAAGAGTCTATGAAGCTTCAAACTTATTACCTTTCTTCAGGGAAATGGTTTATTGGTGCTGCTATAAACAATGCAGGAATTGTTTTAAAATGGTTGAGAGATAATGTATTTAATATGTCTTATGATGAGTTGACAGCGGAAGCTTCAAAAGGAGACTCATCAAATCTCTTTTTCATTCCCTATTTAACCGGAGAAAGAGACAAAGAAATAGGAAACATTGCTTCTGGAGTGTTTTTTGGATTAAAAAACACCCACAATAAAGGTCACATGATAAGAGCCAGTATGGAAGGAGTTGCATTTTCCCTAAGGATGCTTTATGAGGCTTTAAAGGATAATAATGTAAAAATAAAAGAAATTAGAGCGGGAGGAGGAGGCACAAAATCGCCCCTATGGATGGAGATTTTTGCTTCTACTTTAGGGTTGCCAATTAAGGTGTCTAATGTAGAAGAACCTGCTCTTGTAGGCTCTGCACTTTTAGGCTATTATGCAATGGGAAGGTACAAAACTTTGATTGAGGCCACAAGAGAAATGGTAAAAATAGAAAATAGTTATGTGCCTTCCAAAGAAAAAATAGAGTATTACGAAAAGAAATTTCAATTTTTTAGAGTTTTAACTAAAAATCTCAAAGAACTTTTTGAACTTCACAGCAAATTATAA
- a CDS encoding D-isomer specific 2-hydroxyacid dehydrogenase family protein has protein sequence MSVKIAIVNSSSFGKHFPDHIERLKALGEVERFELPHDMRGKALAEKLMGYSIIIASVKPYYDREFFEYKDKTLLITRHGIGYDAIDIKSATEKGTLVTKVAGIVEREAVAENAIALLLDVMRKVREASLKVREGKWQERASFMGYEIKDKVAGIIGIGNIGSRVAEILKYGFGAKVIAYDPNLSEEEIQKRGAQPVSLEELLQTSDIISLNASLNEKNYHMLSHKEFSMMKKNVFIVNTARGELIDTEALVKALKEEKVAGVGLDVVEGEPIDENHPLLAFDNVIITPHTSAYTYECLRGMGDKVVSDVEKVLRGEIPDGVINKEVLEGELWRKD, from the coding sequence ATGAGTGTAAAAATTGCGATTGTCAACTCTAGCAGTTTTGGCAAACATTTTCCTGACCATATTGAGAGGTTAAAAGCATTGGGGGAAGTGGAAAGATTTGAACTTCCTCATGACATGAGGGGGAAGGCTTTAGCAGAAAAATTAATGGGCTATTCTATAATCATTGCCAGTGTAAAGCCTTATTACGACAGAGAATTTTTTGAATACAAAGACAAGACTCTTTTAATAACCCGCCATGGCATAGGATATGATGCTATAGACATAAAAAGCGCTACAGAAAAAGGTACTCTTGTCACAAAAGTTGCTGGAATTGTAGAAAGAGAAGCAGTGGCAGAAAATGCAATTGCCCTTCTTTTAGATGTAATGAGAAAAGTAAGAGAAGCTTCTTTAAAAGTTAGAGAAGGCAAATGGCAGGAAAGAGCCAGTTTCATGGGGTATGAGATAAAAGATAAAGTTGCAGGAATAATAGGTATTGGGAATATTGGAAGTAGAGTTGCAGAAATATTAAAATATGGCTTTGGGGCAAAAGTTATAGCATATGACCCTAATCTTTCAGAAGAGGAGATACAAAAAAGAGGAGCACAGCCTGTTTCTTTAGAAGAACTTTTACAAACTTCTGACATTATTTCATTAAATGCCTCACTCAATGAAAAAAATTATCACATGCTGTCTCATAAAGAATTTTCTATGATGAAGAAAAATGTTTTTATTGTTAACACTGCAAGAGGTGAACTTATAGATACAGAAGCTTTGGTAAAAGCACTGAAAGAAGAAAAAGTTGCAGGAGTAGGATTGGACGTAGTAGAAGGTGAGCCCATTGATGAGAATCACCCCCTATTAGCCTTTGACAATGTTATAATCACACCCCACACATCTGCCTACACTTACGAATGCTTAAGAGGTATGGGGGATAAGGTTGTTTCCGATGTAGAAAAAGTCTTGAGAGGAGAAATTCCTGATGGGGTCATAAATAAAGAAGTTTTGGAGGGGGAGTTATGGAGAAAGGATTGA
- a CDS encoding tagaturonate epimerase family protein, translating to MKEELSNYLLKNSFLLYPDSFRRLKEDVYIFVAKKDSDKKIGFLTNGNFKLSSPHFLEDKYVEELGFYLNLYPLTYENYLILKDNFGISPVTCKEKTSFGTGDRLGLVTPAHIKVLKNYDIFPVLAQQSPRELVKTNRDFKDVLLKAILGVLEAGYAGGFGADADHIKDEKYLMEAIDAGYTMYTLDLSDLLVKISDMPESQLKEKAQSLSSQSREIIDRYKGKKFSISTDEDFVVSEDELYKSALTYEKAMKFVEKVYGILKDRLQHFDLEISIDEGEKDTTVEDHIFVVEYLHRKGIDFWSLAPKFPGEFQKAIDYKGDIKKFTSELKKHYFLTKELGGYKLSLHSGSDKFSIYKIFNEITEGNFHIKTSGTSWLQAISLIFEKDKDLFNDLYKIALDNLEESKKAYKVLIDRDDFPQTIQTEDSQILSKPEIKQLFHISYGVLLDERRKEIYEVLNKYEEEHYEFVSKNIKNHLKEIFNI from the coding sequence ATGAAAGAGGAACTTTCTAATTATTTGTTAAAAAACTCTTTTCTTTTATATCCTGACTCCTTCAGAAGATTAAAAGAGGATGTTTATATTTTTGTAGCTAAAAAAGATAGCGACAAGAAAATAGGATTTTTGACAAATGGAAATTTTAAATTATCTTCCCCTCATTTTCTTGAAGATAAATATGTAGAAGAGCTAGGTTTTTATCTCAATCTTTATCCTTTAACTTACGAAAACTACTTAATATTAAAAGATAATTTTGGTATTTCTCCAGTGACTTGCAAAGAAAAAACCTCATTTGGCACGGGGGACAGGTTGGGACTTGTGACACCAGCTCATATAAAAGTTTTAAAAAATTATGATATTTTTCCTGTGTTAGCTCAACAATCTCCAAGAGAACTTGTAAAAACTAATAGAGATTTTAAAGATGTATTACTAAAAGCTATTTTAGGCGTTTTAGAAGCAGGATACGCAGGAGGATTTGGAGCAGATGCCGACCACATAAAAGACGAAAAATATTTGATGGAAGCAATTGATGCAGGCTACACAATGTACACTCTAGATTTAAGTGATTTATTAGTGAAAATTTCAGATATGCCAGAGTCTCAATTAAAAGAAAAGGCCCAAAGTTTATCTTCACAAAGTAGGGAAATAATTGACAGGTATAAAGGTAAAAAATTCAGTATTTCTACCGACGAAGACTTTGTAGTTTCTGAAGATGAATTGTACAAATCTGCTCTCACTTATGAAAAAGCTATGAAGTTTGTAGAAAAAGTATATGGTATTCTGAAGGACAGATTGCAGCATTTCGATTTAGAAATTTCAATAGATGAGGGAGAGAAGGATACTACAGTAGAAGACCACATATTTGTGGTTGAATATTTGCATAGAAAAGGGATAGACTTTTGGAGTTTGGCACCCAAATTTCCTGGGGAATTTCAAAAGGCGATAGACTACAAAGGAGACATAAAGAAGTTTACATCAGAACTTAAAAAGCATTATTTTCTTACTAAAGAATTAGGAGGGTACAAGTTAAGTCTTCACTCTGGAAGTGACAAATTTAGTATTTACAAAATATTTAATGAAATTACTGAAGGAAATTTTCATATTAAAACTTCTGGCACAAGCTGGCTTCAAGCGATAAGCCTCATTTTTGAAAAGGATAAAGACCTTTTTAATGACCTCTATAAAATTGCTTTAGATAATTTAGAAGAGAGTAAAAAGGCTTACAAAGTCTTAATTGATAGAGATGATTTTCCACAAACAATCCAAACAGAGGATTCGCAAATTCTTTCGAAACCTGAAATTAAACAGCTTTTCCACATTTCCTATGGAGTTTTACTCGATGAAAGAAGAAAAGAAATATATGAAGTTTTGAATAAGTATGAAGAAGAACATTACGAGTTTGTGAGTAAAAACATTAAAAATCACTTGAAAGAAATATTTAACATATGA
- a CDS encoding DeoR/GlpR family DNA-binding transcription regulator, with translation MLVSTRRDKIKEIILKKKAVKVSELCEMFNVSDETIRRDLEELERQGLVERNYGGAVLKENIIIPPLVKRFKEHIEEKQKIAARAVAEIQEGNVIFLDAGSTTYHIARAIRNFKGITVVTNALNIATELANNPDINLFITGGKLKHDNHSMVGFETLNCIGKYNIDILFLGTGGISLEKGLTTSDIFEAEAKKAMIKSASRVIVVADSSKFGKVAMVSFATFEEIEKIITSGDQNNEIVEELKNYVEIEVV, from the coding sequence ATGCTTGTTTCAACTAGAAGAGATAAAATTAAAGAAATCATTTTAAAGAAAAAAGCTGTTAAAGTATCCGAACTCTGTGAGATGTTTAATGTTTCTGATGAGACAATAAGAAGAGACTTGGAAGAGTTGGAAAGACAGGGGCTAGTAGAAAGAAACTATGGAGGAGCAGTATTGAAAGAAAATATAATTATACCTCCCCTTGTTAAAAGATTTAAAGAGCATATAGAAGAAAAACAAAAAATAGCAGCAAGGGCTGTGGCAGAAATACAAGAAGGCAATGTCATATTTTTAGATGCCGGTTCTACCACATATCACATAGCCCGTGCCATCAGAAATTTCAAAGGCATAACGGTGGTGACGAATGCATTAAACATTGCTACAGAATTAGCCAACAATCCTGACATCAATCTTTTTATTACTGGTGGCAAATTAAAGCATGATAATCATTCAATGGTAGGGTTTGAAACCTTAAATTGTATAGGTAAATACAACATCGATATATTATTTTTAGGGACAGGTGGAATTTCATTGGAAAAAGGGCTTACCACCTCTGATATTTTTGAAGCGGAAGCGAAAAAAGCCATGATAAAGTCCGCCAGCAGAGTAATTGTTGTAGCAGATAGCAGCAAATTTGGAAAAGTTGCAATGGTATCTTTTGCTACTTTTGAAGAGATTGAGAAAATAATAACTTCTGGAGATCAGAACAATGAAATAGTGGAAGAGTTAAAAAATTATGTAGAGATTGAGGTTGTGTAG
- the gyaR gene encoding glyoxylate reductase → MFKVFVTRAIPEEGLNLLRKYCEVEVSPYDRMLTKEELLEKIQGKNAVITQLTDKVDKEFFEAAKDVKVVANYAVGFDNIDLEEATIRGVYITNTPDVLTNATAELAWALLFATARRVVESDKFMRAGKFQGWAPMLFLGKGVTGKTLGIIGAGRIGQAFAKMAKGFDMKILYTARSPKKEFEEETGAQYVDLDTLLKESDFVSIHVPLTPETRHLIGEKELKLMKKSAILINTGRGPVVDEKALVKALKNKDIYAAGLDVYEREPMFEEELAQLDNVVMLPHIGSATEEARRDMSILVAQNIIDVIEGRVPRTLVNKDVLNK, encoded by the coding sequence ATGTTTAAAGTCTTTGTGACAAGAGCTATTCCTGAAGAAGGACTTAATCTTTTGAGAAAGTATTGCGAGGTAGAAGTAAGTCCTTACGACAGAATGCTTACAAAAGAAGAGTTACTTGAAAAAATACAGGGCAAAAATGCTGTAATCACACAGCTTACAGACAAAGTAGACAAAGAGTTTTTTGAAGCTGCAAAAGATGTGAAAGTTGTTGCAAATTATGCTGTAGGATTTGACAATATAGATTTAGAAGAAGCTACAATAAGAGGAGTGTACATAACAAACACTCCAGATGTGTTAACAAACGCTACTGCGGAACTGGCTTGGGCTCTTCTTTTTGCAACTGCAAGAAGAGTGGTAGAATCTGATAAATTTATGAGAGCAGGAAAATTCCAAGGTTGGGCGCCAATGCTTTTCTTAGGAAAAGGCGTAACAGGCAAGACATTAGGAATAATAGGTGCAGGCCGCATAGGACAAGCTTTTGCTAAAATGGCAAAGGGCTTCGACATGAAGATTTTGTACACTGCACGAAGTCCTAAAAAAGAGTTTGAAGAAGAGACAGGAGCTCAATATGTAGACTTGGATACTTTGCTAAAAGAATCTGATTTTGTTTCCATACACGTGCCATTAACTCCTGAAACAAGACATTTGATTGGAGAAAAAGAATTAAAATTGATGAAAAAGTCTGCCATATTGATAAATACAGGAAGAGGTCCTGTTGTAGACGAAAAAGCCCTTGTAAAAGCGTTAAAAAACAAAGACATATATGCAGCAGGATTAGACGTATACGAAAGAGAGCCCATGTTTGAAGAAGAATTAGCACAGCTTGACAATGTCGTAATGCTTCCTCATATAGGAAGTGCAACAGAAGAAGCGCGAAGAGACATGTCAATACTTGTGGCTCAAAACATAATTGATGTAATAGAAGGAAGAGTGCCTCGCACTTTAGTAAATAAAGATGTATTGAATAAATAA